One Loxodonta africana isolate mLoxAfr1 chromosome 4, mLoxAfr1.hap2, whole genome shotgun sequence genomic region harbors:
- the NUP50 gene encoding nuclear pore complex protein Nup50, producing the protein MAKRIAEKELTDRNWDQEDEAEEVGTFSVASEEVLKNRAIKKAKRRNAGFESDSGGAFKGFKGLVVPSGGGGGFSGFGNVSAAKPSGLSNGNSMTSTPVSASPKAATETKTTFGSVTTNGPTSLVEKNISDPKTNGSSQQPSGFSASATCRGNAYHKQLAALNCSVRDWIVKHVNTNPLCDLTPIFKDYEKYLANIEQQHGNSGSSNSESETNKTLVETQSPSLFGSTKSQQESAFLFHGSKTEASSEKTTDPSPGTASASFNFGKKIDSAVLGSLSSGPLAGFSSSPGNASSLFGKDTTQSKAVCSLFATKTLESQAEGGSSDCKGGDQEESDEPPKVIVTEVKEEDAFYSKKCKLFYKKDNEFKEKGVGTLHLKPTANQKTQLLVRADTNLGNILLNVLIPPNMPCTRMGKNNVLIVCVPNPPIDEKNATSPVTMLIRVKTSEDAEELHKILVERKSA; encoded by the exons ATGGCCAAAAGAATTGCTGAGAAGGAATTGACAGATAGGAATTGGGATCAAGAAGATGAAGCAGAAGAG GTGGGAACATTCTCGGTGGCCAGTGAGGAAGTCTTGAAGAATAGAgccataaaaaaagcaaaacgtAGGAATGCTGGATTTGAA TCCGATAGTGGAGGGGCTTTTAAAGGTTTTAAAGGCTTGGTTGTACCttctggaggaggaggagggtttTCTGGATTTGGGAATGTCTCTGCAGCGAAGCCTTCAGGACTGTCAAATGGAAATAGCATGACCAGCACCCCTGTGTCTGCCAGTCCCAAGGCAGCCACAGAGACCAAGACGacttttg GTTCTGTTACTACAAATGGTCCTACCTCCTTGGTTGAGAAAAATATTTCAGATCCCAAAACTAATGGCAGCAGTCAGCAGCCCTCCGGCTTTTCAGCCAGTGCAACGTGCCGTGGCAATGCCTATCACAAGCAGTTAGCAGCCTTAAATTGCTCCGTCCGCGACTGGATCGTGAAGCATGTGAACACAAACCCACTCTGTGATCTGACACCTATCTTCAAAGACTACGAGAAATACTTAGCGAACATCGAACAGCAACATGGGAACAGTGGCAGCAGTAATTCTGAAAGTGAAACTAACAAGACGTTGGTTGAAACACAGTCTCCTTCACTCTTTGGTTCAACAAAATCACAGCAAGAATCAGCGTTTTTGTTTCATGGCAGCAAAACTGAGGCTTCGTCCGAGAAGACGACGGACCCGTCCCCAGGAACAGCAAGTGCCTCGTTTAACTTTGGCAAAAAAATCGACAGCGCAGTTTTGGGCTCGCTGAGCTCTGGGCCCCTGGCTGGGTTTTCATCCTCCCCAGGAAATGCCAGCAGCTTATTTGGCAAAGATACTACCCAGAGCAAAGCAGTGTGTTCACTGTTTGCCACCAAAACGCTGGAGAGCCAAGCAGAAGGTGGGAGCAGTGACTGCAAAG GTGGAGACCAAGAAGAGAGTGATGAGCCACCCAAAGTAATCGTTACTGAAGTCAAAGAAGAAGATGCTTTTTACTCTAAGAA GTGCAAACTATTTTACAAGAAAGACAACGAATTTAAAGAGAAGGGTGTAGGTACTCTGCACTTAAAACCTACAGCAAATCAGAAGACACAGCTCCTGGTGCGGGCAGACACCAATTTAG GCAACATATTGCTGAATGTCTTGATTCCACCCAACATGCCATGCACCCGGATGGGGAAGAACAACGTGCTCATTGTCTGTGTTCCCAACCCTCCCATCGATGAGAAGAATGCCACCAGCCCGGTGACCATGTTAATCCGGGTCAAGACTAGCGAGGACGCCGAGGAGTTGCACAAGATTTTAGTGGAGAGGAAGAGTGCCTGA